The proteins below are encoded in one region of Brassica napus cultivar Da-Ae chromosome A6, Da-Ae, whole genome shotgun sequence:
- the LOC106347510 gene encoding DDB1- and CUL4-associated factor 8 isoform X2: MAKGRGSDEGFREIFKREMGFSHPRSISRRISASEGIVKKLDVYGKLNGHEGCVNAVEFSSTADILVSGSDDRQIMLWNLLNGTRTLTYPSGHCENVFQTKFMPFTDDRTIITSGADGQVRLGQILENGKVETKRLGRHRGRVYKLAVLPGDPNVFYSCGEDGFVQHFDIRSNSSTTVLYSSPFTHGCRRHHSSSRIRLNSIAIDPRNPHYLAVGGSDEYARVYDTRRVQLAPVCRHIVPDAPVNTFCPRHLRETNSVHVTGVAYSKASELLVSYNDELIYLFEKNMGFGSSPVGISAEKLQEMEEPQVYTGHRNAQTVKGVNFMGPNDEYVMSGSDCGHIFIWKKRGGKLVRAMLGDRRVVNQLESHPHITFLASCGIERSVKLWTPVSNDVMSLPENIEKVTESNRVGREEQSRVTLTPEVIMHVLRLQRRQTSAFTERRYVLTDVDGDEENEAQFISGLVAGDVDSSERECNVS, translated from the exons ATGGCGAAAGGAAGAGGAAGCGATGAAGGGTTCAGGGAGATATTCAAGAGGGAGATGGGCTTCTCTCATCCGAGGTCAATCTCTCGTCGAATCTCCGCCTCTGAG GGGATAGTGAAGAAACTCGATGTATACGGGAAGTTAAATGGGCATGAAGGATGCGTCAATGCTGTGGAGTTCAGTTCCACTGCAGATATTCTTGTTTCGGGCTCTGATGATCGACAAATCATGCTCTGGAACTTGTTGAATGGAACCAGGACGCTGACTTATCCTTCCGGCCACTGTGAAAATGTGTTTCAGACTAAGTTCATGCCCTTCACAGATGACCGGACCATCATAACATCTGGTGCTGACGGACAA GTAAGACTTGGTCAGATCCTGGAAAATGGTAAAGTGGAGACGAAAAGACTCGGGAGGCACCGTGGTCGCGTGTACAAGCTTGCTGTTTTGCCTGGAGATCCTAACGTATTCTACAGCTGCGGCGAAGATGGTTTTGTTCAACAT TTTGATATACGAAGCAACAGTTCCACTACGGTTTTGTATTCCTCTCCGTTCACACACGGATGCAGGAGACATCACTCCAGCAGTAGAATCAGACTTAACTCTATAGCCATAGATCCCAGGAACCCACATTATCTTGCGGTTGGGGGTTCCGACGAATACGCACGAGTTTACGACACTAGAAGAGTACAGCTAGCTCCCGTATGTCGCCACATCGTACCAGACGCGCCTGTGAACACCTTTTGTCCTCGTCATCTCCGGGAAACCAACAGCGTTCACGTCACGGGGGTGGCATATTCCAAAGCCAGCGAACTACTGGTCTCTTACAACGACGAGCTCATTTATCTGTTTGAGAAAAACATGGGTTTCGGTTCGTCCCCCGTTGGTATCTCTGCAGAGAAACTACAGGAAATGGAAGAACCGCAGGTGTATACAGGTCACCGCAACGCGCAAACGGTTAAAGGAGTGAACTTTATGGGTCCAAATGATGAATACGTGATGAGTGGTTCAGACTGTGGTCACATCTTTATATGGAAGAAGAGAGGAGGTAAGCTTGTGCGGGCAATGTTGGGTGATAGGCGAGTGGTGAATCAGCTTGAGTCTCACCCGCACATAACGTTTCTTGCGTCCTGCGGTATTGAAAGAAGCGTTAAGCTCTGGACTCCAGTGTCAAACGATGTTATGTCTCTCCCAGAAAACATCGAAAAG GTAACGGAATCGAACAGGGTAGGAAGAGAAGAGCAGTCGAGGGTGACATTGACCCCTGAAGTAATCATGCATGTTCTGCGGCTACAGAGACGTCAGACATCGGCTTTTACAGAGAGGAGATACGTTTTGACTGACGTGGACGGTGATGAAGAAAATGAAGCTCAGTTTATTTCAGGGTTAGTAGCTGGCGATGTTGACTCTTCAGAAAGAGAGTGTAATGTCAGCTAA
- the LOC106347510 gene encoding protein ALTERED SEED GERMINATION 2 isoform X1 has translation MAKGRGSDEGFREIFKREMGFSHPRSISRRISASEFQGIVKKLDVYGKLNGHEGCVNAVEFSSTADILVSGSDDRQIMLWNLLNGTRTLTYPSGHCENVFQTKFMPFTDDRTIITSGADGQVRLGQILENGKVETKRLGRHRGRVYKLAVLPGDPNVFYSCGEDGFVQHFDIRSNSSTTVLYSSPFTHGCRRHHSSSRIRLNSIAIDPRNPHYLAVGGSDEYARVYDTRRVQLAPVCRHIVPDAPVNTFCPRHLRETNSVHVTGVAYSKASELLVSYNDELIYLFEKNMGFGSSPVGISAEKLQEMEEPQVYTGHRNAQTVKGVNFMGPNDEYVMSGSDCGHIFIWKKRGGKLVRAMLGDRRVVNQLESHPHITFLASCGIERSVKLWTPVSNDVMSLPENIEKVTESNRVGREEQSRVTLTPEVIMHVLRLQRRQTSAFTERRYVLTDVDGDEENEAQFISGLVAGDVDSSERECNVS, from the exons ATGGCGAAAGGAAGAGGAAGCGATGAAGGGTTCAGGGAGATATTCAAGAGGGAGATGGGCTTCTCTCATCCGAGGTCAATCTCTCGTCGAATCTCCGCCTCTGAG TTTCAGGGGATAGTGAAGAAACTCGATGTATACGGGAAGTTAAATGGGCATGAAGGATGCGTCAATGCTGTGGAGTTCAGTTCCACTGCAGATATTCTTGTTTCGGGCTCTGATGATCGACAAATCATGCTCTGGAACTTGTTGAATGGAACCAGGACGCTGACTTATCCTTCCGGCCACTGTGAAAATGTGTTTCAGACTAAGTTCATGCCCTTCACAGATGACCGGACCATCATAACATCTGGTGCTGACGGACAA GTAAGACTTGGTCAGATCCTGGAAAATGGTAAAGTGGAGACGAAAAGACTCGGGAGGCACCGTGGTCGCGTGTACAAGCTTGCTGTTTTGCCTGGAGATCCTAACGTATTCTACAGCTGCGGCGAAGATGGTTTTGTTCAACAT TTTGATATACGAAGCAACAGTTCCACTACGGTTTTGTATTCCTCTCCGTTCACACACGGATGCAGGAGACATCACTCCAGCAGTAGAATCAGACTTAACTCTATAGCCATAGATCCCAGGAACCCACATTATCTTGCGGTTGGGGGTTCCGACGAATACGCACGAGTTTACGACACTAGAAGAGTACAGCTAGCTCCCGTATGTCGCCACATCGTACCAGACGCGCCTGTGAACACCTTTTGTCCTCGTCATCTCCGGGAAACCAACAGCGTTCACGTCACGGGGGTGGCATATTCCAAAGCCAGCGAACTACTGGTCTCTTACAACGACGAGCTCATTTATCTGTTTGAGAAAAACATGGGTTTCGGTTCGTCCCCCGTTGGTATCTCTGCAGAGAAACTACAGGAAATGGAAGAACCGCAGGTGTATACAGGTCACCGCAACGCGCAAACGGTTAAAGGAGTGAACTTTATGGGTCCAAATGATGAATACGTGATGAGTGGTTCAGACTGTGGTCACATCTTTATATGGAAGAAGAGAGGAGGTAAGCTTGTGCGGGCAATGTTGGGTGATAGGCGAGTGGTGAATCAGCTTGAGTCTCACCCGCACATAACGTTTCTTGCGTCCTGCGGTATTGAAAGAAGCGTTAAGCTCTGGACTCCAGTGTCAAACGATGTTATGTCTCTCCCAGAAAACATCGAAAAG GTAACGGAATCGAACAGGGTAGGAAGAGAAGAGCAGTCGAGGGTGACATTGACCCCTGAAGTAATCATGCATGTTCTGCGGCTACAGAGACGTCAGACATCGGCTTTTACAGAGAGGAGATACGTTTTGACTGACGTGGACGGTGATGAAGAAAATGAAGCTCAGTTTATTTCAGGGTTAGTAGCTGGCGATGTTGACTCTTCAGAAAGAGAGTGTAATGTCAGCTAA